From Cannabis sativa cultivar Pink pepper isolate KNU-18-1 chromosome 8, ASM2916894v1, whole genome shotgun sequence, a single genomic window includes:
- the LOC133030611 gene encoding uncharacterized protein LOC133030611 has translation MKEVLEIPETSKVQRSLSFNGETEKKDDVCVEEKDGEGTKDDVVVEEKDGEGTKDQLEEDVDDLIDCFAQIMNFREKKRNGIGSKRTWFMPTRISSKLLGRSMIVERMAKQQEWSTLYYDADLSLCHTMVVPLLDTESAPHWFAANVSMVNTTVEIRDSLSSAMHKRSRRSTCVEMLQTLDQLFAPVKPGDPNFAEFVIISSSKDYPQQQNGHDCGMFVMKYMESLFEENEILEEFDPIEARLDCVGKIVTHESNKAKHAVMEGVKKQFGLSKTKVLPSTSTTIALRSPSRSPRDPRFSTAKARSENMWTGKSKSPKTRHSKRLAISNK, from the exons ATGAAAGAAGTGTTGGAGATACCTGAGACGAGCAAAGTTCAGCGCTCGCTTTCGTTCAACGGGGAGACCGAGAAGAAGGATGACGTCTGTGTCGAGGAAAAGGATGGTGAAGGGACGAAGGATGACGTGGTTGTCGAGGAAAAGGATGGTGAAGGGACGAAGGATCAATTGGAAGAGGATGTTGATGAT CTCATTGATTGCTTTGCTCAAATCATGAATTTTCGAGAGAAGAAGCGCAACGGCATTGGAAGTAAGAGAACTTGGTTTATGCCCACCAGAATTTCG AGCAAGTTACTTGGAAGATCGATGATCGTGGAGAGGATGGCGAAGCAGCAAGAGTGGTCCACTCTTTATTACGATGCAGATTTGAGTTTATGTCACACT ATGGTGGTACCCCTACTGGATACCGAGAGTGCTCCGCACTGGTTTGCGGCGAATGTGAGCATGGTTAATACAACAGTGGAAATTAGGGACTCGTTGTCTTCTGCAATGCATAAGAGGTCACGTCGGAGCACCTGCGTAGAGATG CTCCAGACTTTGGACCAATTGTTTGCCCCTGTGAAGCCAGGAGACCCGAATTTCGCCGAGTTTGTAATTATTTCTTCAAGCAAGGACTACCCACAACAACAAAATGGCCACGATTGTGGAATGTTTGTAATGAAGTACATGGAATCACTGTTCGAGGAAAATGAAATATTGGAAGAG TTTGATCCTATTGAAGCCAGACTGGATTGTGTTGGGAAAATTGTCACCCACGAGAGTAACAAGGCTAAACATGCTGTGATGGAGGGAGTTAAGAAGCAATTTGGATTGAGCAAAACCAAAGTTCTTCCATCAACATCTACAACTATAGCATTACGTAGTCCATCAAGGTCTCCTCGAGACCCCCGATTCAGCACAGCGAAGGCCAGGTCCGAAAACATGTGGACTGGCAAGAGCAAGTCCCCGAAAACACGTCATTCTAAAAGGCTGGCCATAAGTAACAAGTAG
- the LOC133030610 gene encoding protein FAR1-RELATED SEQUENCE 5-like, whose translation MNDEHTYEWETITAELNIIKPVNEIEIQDVLGKSLDKLEKWEAFYEMYAKRMGFGTRKDDVRRSHGVIVMRRWVCCSRVRKKSHHGHTKKKRPHDVTRTGCQAAMRILLTQPSNTWKCKEFSTMHNHELASSSEVQFLRSYRVVSNGLLAQVRSMNSVGIKTANIMSHVALQSGGYEKMPCQLRDVYNRVAGAKREEKIETDSEGALGFLDCLAEKDPNFFVVYQVDDENRLANLLRADGNSRVDYVAFGDVLGFDTTYMTNEYNKPLTVLIGVNHHFNTCIFGFALLLHEKLPSYSWLLQKFLECHGDKKPSVVVTDQDAAMKQAIVEHMPDVTHRLCAWHFNTNASKKVKDPIFLKTFKDLMYNYYEEEEFEARWLDVIQTQQLPYNEWCQTTFESRQQWAETYLRGSFVAGMRTTQRCESINSALKKFLEKNYCLREFVTTRDMTSLKARTQRDRK comes from the coding sequence ATGAATGACGAACACACTTATGAATGGGAAACCATCACAGCAGAGCTAAACATCATAAAACCAGTGAATGAGATTGAGATACAGGACGTGCTAGGCAAGAGTCTCGACAAACTGGAAAAATGGGAAGCATTCTACGAAATGTATGCGAAACGGATGGGTTTCGGCACAAGGAAAGACGATGTACGACGTTCTCATGGGGTCATTGTAATGCGGAGGTGGGTTTGTTGTTCGAGGGTTCGAAAAAAATCGCATCACGGACACACCAAGAAAAAAAGACCTCATGATGTCACTAGAACCGGATGTCAGGCAGCAATGCGTATTTTACTCACACAACCGTCTAACACTTGGAAATGCAAAGAGTTCAGCACAATGCACAATCACGAGTTGGCTTCATCAAGTGAGGTACAATTTTTGAGATCATATAGAGTTGTCTCCAATGGGTTGCTTGCCCAAGTCAGGTCGATGAACTCCGTAGGAATTAAAACTGCCAACATAATGTCTCatgttgctttgcaaagtggaggttacgagaaaatgccatgtcaaCTTCGAGATGTGTACAACAGGGTTGCTGGTGCGAAGCGAGAAGAGAAGATAGAGACGGACTCAGAAGGGGCTCTGGGATTTCTTGATTGTCTCGCAGAGAAGGATCCTAATTTCTTCGTTGTCTATCAGGTTGACGACGAGAATCGCTTGGCTAACTTATTACGGGCGGATGGAAACTCACGCGTGGACTATGTAGCTTTTGGGGATGTACTAGGATTTGACACAACCTACATGACGAATGAGTACAATAAGCCCCTCACTGTTCTCATTGGCGTCAACCACCATTTCAACACATGCATCTTCGGATTTGCTCTCCTCCTCCACGAGAAGCTTCCATCATATTCTTGGCTACTTCAAAAATTTCTAGAATGCCATGGAGATAAGAAGCCAAGTGTTGTAGTTACTGACCAAGATGCGGCCATGAAACAGGCTATCGTTGAACACATGCCTGATGTTACACACCGTCTCTGCGCTTGGCATTTCAATACAAATGCTTCGAAAAAGGTTAAAGATCCGATCTTCTTAAAAACATTTAAGGATCTCATGTACAACTACTACGAGGAGGAAGAATTTGAAGCAAGATGGTTAGACGTCATCCAAACCCAACAACTACCGTATAATGAATGGTGTCAAACAACATTCGAGTCAAGACAACAATGGGCAGAAACGTATTTAAGGGGTTCATTCGTTGCAGGAATGAGAACCACACAACGTTGCGAATCCATCAACTCCGCTCTAAAAAAATTTTTAGAGAAGAATTATTGCTTGCGTGAATTTGTAACAACCAGAGATATGACAAGCCTCAAAGCTCGTACACAACGAGACCGCAAATGA